The genomic segment GCTGTCCGCGCCCGGACTGCCAGCCCGCCAGGCCGCCCCGCCAGGGGCCTTCCAGCGAAAGGCGGGCGTCCAGCGGCCCCGTCGCCCGCAAGCCCAGGGGCACGGCCTCGGCGAGCCTGGCCCCCTGCACGCCCTGGGCCGCGAGCGTGAGCTGGAACGAGCCCGCCTGGGCGTGCGCCCCGTGGGGAGGCTGGCCCGCCGCGTGCTGCTGGGACGCCGCCGCCGGCTGGGGGTGCGTCAGCTCCAGTGAGCCCGAGAATCTTCCGCCGAGGGCCGCCCCCGCGAACGCGGGGACCCGCACGCCCTCGGGCGTGGCGCGCAGGGTCAGGGAGAGGTCGTCCACCTCCAGGCCCTTGCCCGCGTCCAGGCGACCGGCGGCAAGTCGCAGCTCCAGCGGGAAGGACGCGGCCTTGCCCGCGTCCAGGAGGCGCTCCATGCGCCGCAGCTCCTCCAGATCCAGCCGTCCGGCGCGCAGATCCAGCAGCGCCTGCCCGTCGGTCCAGGAGGCCGAGCCGCCCAGGGACGTGGCCCCGAGGCGAGCGTCCAGGTCCGTGACCTCCCACGACGTCTGGCCCGGCGCGCCGGCCCGGAAGGACGCCTGGGCCGTCACCGCGCCCAGCTCCTCCAGGAGCCGGGGGACCAGTTCGGGAATCCAGTCCTGACGCCACGCCGCCTCCTGGGCTCTGGCTTCCAGGCTGGCCACGCCCCAGGTTCCGGCGGGGCCGGATTCGCCCTCGGCCGAGGCCTCCAGGGCCTGGGGGAGCCCCTTGCCGGGCGCGCCGCCCTCCAGGGCCGTGAGCCCCACCCGGGCCTTGAAGCGCATGGTCCCCTGCCCCGGCTCCAGGCGAACGTCCGCCCCGGCCACGGCCCGGCCCAGGTTCACCGTGAAGGGATAGAGTCGCAGCGCGCCGCCCGCGCCCGTGAGCGTGAGGTCCACCCGCTCCAGGGAAGCCTCGCCCGCGCGCAGTCCGCTGCCCTGGAAGCGCCCCGTAAGGGACTCGGGAACGCCGCCCCGGGCCTTGTGCGCCAGCACGACGAGCCCGGCCCAGGGGGTGAGGTCCAGGCCCCGGGCGGTCACGTCGAAGGCGGCGCGACCGCGCCCCCCGCTGGCCGTGCCCTCCAGGACGCCCGCGCCCTCGGAGAGCGACCCGTCCAGGAGCACCCACCCTGCCGGGGTGACAGCCAGCTTCAGGCGCGCGCGAACGGCGGCGTCGCTCCCCTCTGCGCGCAGCGAGGGCGACGGCGCGACGGCGGGCACGAGCACGGGGAAGCCCGGAGCCAGGCCGCCCCGGCGCAGGGCCTCGCGCCAGAGGCCGTCCGGGCTGGCCTGGGCCTTGAGGTCCACCAGGAGGTGGCGGTCGGCGTCCCAGAGCCCGGCCAGGTTCACCTGTCCGGTCACGCGCGCGCCCAGGCCCTCCAGCACAAGGTTGGCGGCCTCCACGGCCCCGTCGCCGTGCACCATCAGGTCGGTGGAAAAGAGCACGCGCGCCTCCGCGCCGGGCAGCGCCCCGGGGGCGGCCAGCCACCCCGCCGCCTGGGCCTTGTGCACGTGAAGCCGCGAACCTTCCTCGGAATAGCTGGCCACTCCCTTGGCGTGGAACTCGCCCGCCAGGTCCAGGTGGCCGGCTTCGGCCGAGAAGGACACGGAAAACTTGAAGGGCCGCGACGCGGTGGTGTGCAGGTTGAGCCCGCGCACCGTGAAGCTCGCGCCCGTGGAGCGGTCGGTGAAGTGGACGGCGCCTCTCTCCAGGCGCAGGCCCCGGGGCAGGCCCGGACCCCGCCTGCCCGGCGAGCGGTCCGAGGCCTCCAGACCGGGGAGCGCCCAGTTGGGGCGGCCCTCTTCGTCGCGCCCCAGGTGCAGTTGCGGGGCGTCCAGCGAGACCGACTCCACCGCCACCCGGCGCGCGAACAGGGCCGGGATGTCCAGCCCCACGGCCATCTCCCCGGCCGTGAGCAGCGGCTCGGGGCCGAAGGAGGGCTCGCCCGCCACCTCCACGGAGCCCGCGCGAAGGCCCAGCCAGGGCACCATGGTCAGGCGCACGTCTCCGCCCACGCGCACCGCGCGGCCCAGGGCCTCGGTCATGGCCTCCTCGGCGGCGCGGCGCAGGGTCTCGCGGCCCACCAGCCGCGTGGCCGCCAGGGGCAGGAGCCAGGCCAGCACGGCCAGCAGCGCCAGCGAGGCCGCGAGGGTCCGCCAGGTGAGGAGGCGCGCGACGCCTGGGCGTTTCGAGCTCGGTGCGTTCATGGCTGCCCGCCGGGGCGCGAGGCCCCGTGCATGGTGAATCTAGACCGTTCCCCGTCGCTGTTCAAGTGTCGCGCGGCCCGGGCTGGAGGAGCGGCGCTCACCGAAGGCCCATGAGGGCCGTGACGGCTTCCATGTCCAGGGCGGCCTCCACCGTGTCGGCCAGGCGATCCAGGGCGGCCTCCACGCTGCCTTCGGCCTCGTGCAGGGCCGCGCGCTCCAGGGGGGGCAGGCCCTTGCGCGCGCGCAGAGCGTCCAGCCACCAGCCCCGGAAGCCGGGCGCGTCGAAAAGCCCGTGCAGGTAGGTGCCCCACACGCGCCCGGGCTCGCCCCAGGCCACGGCCTGGCCGTCCGCTTCGCGCGCCGCCAGGAGCCCCGCGCCGCTTCCGGCCCGCGTGACGCCGTGGTGGATCTCGTAGCCCTCCATCATCTGGCCCGAGGCCGCGTGGAGCGCCCGGGCCTGGCGCAGGGTCTTGCCCGGCAGAAGCTCCGTGGCCAGGTCCAGAAGCCCCAGGCCCGGCGCGCGCCCCAGGCCCGATTCCAGGCCCGTGGGGTCGCTCAGTTCCCGGCCCAGCATCTGGAGCCCCGCGCAGACGCCCACGATCTCCGCGCCTTCGGCGGCCAGGGCGGCCAGGGCGTCGGCCAGGCCCCGGGCGCGCAGGTCCGCCAGGTCGGCCAGGGTGTTCTTGCTGCCGGGCAGGATCACGGCGTCGGGGCGTCCCAGGTCGGCCACGCGACGCACCACCCGCAGCCCCGCGTCGGGCTCCCGGGAGAGGGCGTCGAAGTCGGTGAAGTTGGAGATGTGGGGCAGGTCGATCACGGCGATGTCCAGCTCGCGGCCCACGGCCCCGAGACTCCCGGACCAGAAAATTCCGGCCTTGAAGCTCACGGAGTCCTCCTCCGGCAGCCCCAGCGCCGCGATTTCCGGGACCACGCCCAGCACGGGTTTTCCCGTGAGGTCGAGCATGTACCGGTGGGCCGGCTCCAGCAGCGAGGGGTCGCCCCGGAAGCGGTTGAGCACGTAGCCGCCCACCAGGGCGCGCTCGTCCTCGGGCAAAAGCTCCATGGTGCCCGCCAGGGCCGCGAACACGCCGCCCCGGTCGATGTCTCCGGCCAGGAGCACCCGGGAGCGGGCGTACTTGGCCATGGCCATGTTCACCATGTCGTGGGCCTTGAGGTTCACCTCGGCGGGGCTGCCCGCGCCCTCCAGGATCACGGCGTCGAAGTCCGCCGCCAGGGAGTCGTAGGCTTCCTTGGCGGCCCGGAAGGCCGTGGGCTTGTAGGCCACGTACTCGCGCACGCGCATGGTCCCCACGGGGCGGCCCAGGACGATCACCTGGGAGCCCGTGTCCGAGCAGGGCTTGAGCAGCACCGGGTTCATGCGCGCCTCGGGGGCCAGGCCGCAGGCCTGGGCCTGGAGCGCCTGGGCGCGGCCCATCTCCTCGCCCCGGGCCGTGACGAAGGAGTTGAGCGACATGTTCTGGGCCTTGAACGGGGCCACGCGCACCCCCCGGCGGCGCAGGATGCGGCACAGGGCCGCCGCCAGCACGGACTTGCCCGCGTTGGAGGTGGTGCCCTGCACCATGAGCGCCGGTGTGGGACGCCTGCGCGCCGGACGGGGACGCGCCGGGTCCAGGTGGTCCGCCAGGGCGTCCAGCAGGCGCTCGTTGTCGGCCTGGGGGCGCACGGCCACGCGGAAGAAGCGGGCGTCCAGGCCCGCGAAGTTGGAGCAGTCGCGCACGGCGATGCGCCGTTTCAGAAGCGCCGCGCGCAGGGCCGGGACCTCCGGGCGCTCCAGGCGGCAGAGCAGGTAGTTGGCCCGCCCGGGCCAGACGCTCACGCCCGGCAGCCCGGCCAGCTCCCGGGCCAGGGGCTCGCGCAGGGACGCGGCGGCCTTGCGGGAGCGCTCCTCGAAGTCCTGGTCCGCGAGGGCGCGCTCGCCCACGGCCTGGGCCAGCACGTTGACGTTCCAGGGGGCCAGCCCGGCGCGCAGTTTCCCGGCCAGGGCCTCGTCCATCACGGCCAGGCCGAGCCGCAGCCCCGGCACGGCGAACATCTTGGTGAGCGAGAGGAGCACCGCCACGTTGCCCGTAGCCTCCCCCGCCAGGGACTCGAAGCCTTCCACGAAGGAGCCGAAGGCCTCGTCCACAACGAAGAGGTGTTCCGGGAACTCCCGGGCCAGGCCGCGCACGTCCTGGGCGGGAACGTCCAGGCCCGTGGGGTTGTTGGGGCGGGCGATGAAGACGGCCCGGCGCGCGCCGGAGGCGGCCAGGCGGGCGCGCAGGGCCCCGGGGTCCAGGGCCAGGGCGTCCTCGTGGCGCAGGGGCAGGCCCTCCACGTCCATGCCCGCGGCCAGGCAGGCGCGGCGGTAGTCCACGTAGGAAGGCTCCGGGACCAGGGCGTTTGAGAGCCCGCAGGCCCGGGCCAGGGCGAAGAGCAGCTCGCTGGTGCCGTTGCCCGCCACGACGCGCGCCTCGTCCACGCCGTGGCGCTCCCGGGCGCGGGCGCGCAGCTCCCGGCAGTGGGGGTCCGGATAGTGCGCCAGGCGCGAGACGGCCCCCGAAAGGACGGGCCGCAGCCACTCGGGCGGCCCCAGGGGGTTGATGCTGGCCGAGAAGTCCAGGATGTCGCCGGGCGCGCACCCGGCCTCGCGGGCCAGGGCGTCCACGTCGCCGCCGTGGGAGGGGAGGCTCATGCGCCGCACGCCTCCCCGCCCGCCTCCGGGGCCGTGTCCGGGGCGTTCCCCCGGACCGTCCCCTCGGACGCCGCCCGGGCCGCGCGGTCCAGGCCCCAGGCCTCGGCGGCAGCGTCCAGGGCGGCCTTCACCTCGGGCTCGTGGAGCCGTTTCGTGAGCGCCACGAGGTTGATGGGAATGCCCAGCGCCCCCCCGGGCCACACGGCCAGCTCCCGCCCCGGATTGTCCGGGCGGGCCATGTCCTCGCGCAGCAGCGAGAGCCCCATGCCCGAGGCCACCAGGGAGCGGATGGTGTCCTCGTCGTTGATCACGGCCGCCGTCCTGGGCGGAGTCCCCTCCTCGGCCAGGAGGTCGCGGGCCATGAGCACGAAGGGGCAGCGCTCGTGGAACCAGACCCAGGGCATGGCGGCCAGATCGCTCACGGCGGCCTGTTCGAGCCGTTCCCTCCAGGCGGGCGGCCCCACCACCCGCACGCAGGCCATGCCCAGGGGCAGGGCAGTCAGCTGCGGCTCGTCGTCGAAGCAGCCGTAGGCGAAGCCCGCGTGGACCCTGCCCGCCTTCAGGGTCTGGGCGACGTTGTAGGAGTCGCAGCAGTCCACGTGGACCAGGGACCTGGGATGCTCGCGCCCCAGGACGGCCAGCATGCGGGGCAGGCGCAGGAACTCCGGGTCGGTGTTGCGGGAGAGCACGATGTCTCCTGCCGCCTCGCCGCGCAGGCTGCGGGCCTGGGCGAAGAGGTCCTGGGCGCGGGAGAGGGCGTCGCGGGCGGTCTCGCAGAGCCGCCTTGCCGCGCCGGTGGGTTCCATGCCCCGGGCGGAGCGGTTGAAGAGGCTCACGCCCAGCTCCTCTTCCAGGCTCTTCACGTGGGCGCTCACGGCCGGGAGCGAGAGGTTCAGACGCTCGGCCGCGCGCGAGAGGTTGCCCTCCTCGGCCACGGCGACGAAGGTGCGCAGGTGGTGGAATTCCATGGCTTCACGAATCCTTAAGCAGGGCTTCAGGCATTGCGATTGGATCGTTTTCCCAGGGTTCGCTAGCAGGGGTTTCATGTCCTGCGTCGGAAAGTTCCCAGGCGATGCGTCCCAGCGTCTTCACGGCGGCCTCCAGCTCCGGCCCCTGGCGCACGCCCGCCGAGAGGCGCACGAAGCGCCGGAAGCAGCCCTGGGAGGAGAAGAGCGCCCCGGGCGCGGCGCTGATGCCCGCGTCCATGGCCAGGCGCATGAACTCCACGCCGTCCCCGCCGCCGGGCAGTTCCACCCAGCAGACCGTGCCGCCCGAGGGCCGGGTGGCGCGCGTGCCGGGCGGGAAGTGGCGCTCGATGAGCCCCAGCATGTTGTCCATCATGGATTTGAGCGCCGGGCGCAGGCGCTTGAGGTGGCGGTGCATCAGGCCCTGTCGCAGGAACTCGGCCACGGCCATCTGGGTGGGGGTGGCGGTGGCCACGCTCACGGTGGCCTTGATCTCCAGGGCCTTGTCCAGGAACCGGCCGGGCATGAGCCAGCCCACGCGGTAGCCCGGGGAGAGGCTTTTGGAGAACGAGGAGCAGTGGAGCACCAGGCCCTCTCGGTCGTAGCTCTTGCAGCAGCGGGGGCGCTCGGGGCCGTGGTGCAGGTCGCCGTAGACGTCGTCCTCGATGAGGGGCGTGCCCGTGCGGGCGAGGATCTCCACGATCTCGGCCTTGGCCGGGTCCGGGGTGAGCGCGCCGTCGGGATTGTTGAAGTTGGGGGTGAGCACGCAGGCCGCCACGCGGAAGCGCTCCGTGATCAGGGCCAGGTCGGCCGGTCGCACGCCCTCGCCGGGGCGCGAGGGCACCTCGATGACCCGCAGGCCCAGATTCTCCAGGAGCTGGAGGAAGCAGTAGTAGGTGGGCGAGGCGATGGCCACGGTGTCGCCCGGGCGCGTCACGGAGCGCAGGGCCACGTGCAGGGCCTCCATGGCCCCGTTGGTGACCACCACCCCCGAGGGGCCGCACTCGATGCCCGCGTCCAGGCAGTGGGAGGCGATCTGCACCCGCAAGGACTCCAGGCCCGGCACGGGGCCGTAGTAGCCGGTGCGCTCGCCTTCGTCGCGCAGGGTCTGGGCCAGCATGCGGTTGAGTTGCGCCAGGGGGAGCAGGGCCTCGTCGGTGCGGGCCACGCCCAGGGGCACCAGGTCGCGCCGGGCCATGTTCTCCAGGAGCTTCCCGATGAGCCGGGCGCGGTTGAGCGTCTCGGGGAACTCGTCCGGGCAGGACTTCACCCGGGGCAAGGGCAGGCGCTTCTGCCGGGCGCGCACGAAATACCCCGACTTGGGGCGGGCCTCCAGCACGCCTTCGCTCTCCAGCTGGCCATAGGCCAGAAGCACCGTGGAGAGGCTCACGCGCATGCGCTGGGCCAGGCGACGCAGGGAGGGCGCCTTGTCGCCGGGCTTGAGCCCGCCGGACTCGATCTGCTCCAGCACGCTCTGACGCACGGTCTCGTAGCGGTAGGACTCGGGCTGCACCTGATCTGCTCCGGTCGAAATTCGTTTGATCTGTGTCTGTTCCGGTAACAGTTATTCTGGTTGACGAAAAGCGAAAACAAGGAGGCATCCCATGGCATACGAATCCACCCCCCGCAACTGGCCCTGCGAGTCCCGCGGCCTGGCCGACGACGCGCGCGACGCCCTGTTTCCCAACGCGTTCTCGGCCTTCGTCCAGCGCCTGCTCTTCGCCTTGACCCCGCGCGGGCGCGCAGTGGTGACGCTCGCGCCGGGCCAGACCGCCGTGCTGGAGGGCCAGCGCCTGGCGCGCGTGGCCTGCCTGGAAGGACAGGCTTGGGTGACCAACCCCGACATCGGGCGCGACGTGCTGCTCAAGGGCGGCGAGATCGTGGAGTCCCAGGGCGGGGCGTCCATGGCCGTCACGGCGGTGCGCGGCCCCTCGCGGGTGAGCCTGGGCTGGAAGTAGCGGCGCGTCCGGGCGGGCAAGCCCCAAGCCCGCCCGGACGGCGCGGGCGGCCGCCGCGTCGCGAGTCCGCCCGGGCGCAAGCCGCGCCTCCCGCACTGGCTGGCGCGGCCGGTCGCTGCCCCTCACGGGAGCCTCCCAGGCGCCGCCCGCAGGCGGGAGCATACACCCCGCGCCAGCCTCGCACCGCGCAGGCTGGCGGATCAATGACTCGGCGCCCCACGCGGGGGCTTGGCAAGGCCGTTGCTATGGGCTATCGGATAGGCATGAAGTCCCATGCGCCTGTCAATCCTGAAGGGAAACGCTGTTTCGACGGCATCTGCGAGACGCTGGACCGCCTGGGGGTGCCCCGCAACTCCAAGTGGCGGGCGCTCATCCTGTTCATGCGCTCCATCCGCGACTACGACATCTACACTCCCGAGCAGAAGCGCCAGATCCAGGCCCTGGTCGTCCAGGTGCTCAAGGAGGGCGACCTCACGGAAACGCGCTTCGACGACATTTCCCGCAAAACCGAGGCCATCCTCTCCGCGCCCTGGCGCACCAAGCTCCAGAACGCCCTGAACGACCTCTCCCGCGCCATCGGGGATTCCCGGGGCATCATCCTCAAGCGCAAAGGCGACATCGAATCCCTGGGCCAGGAAACCGTGGAGAACGTGCAGAGCGGCAAGGACCTGGACGCCCTCCTGGAAGACATCCGCAAGGGTTTCACCGACGTGGTCCGCTACATGGAGCAGGACGCGGAGAACCTGGCCAGGCTCTCTTTCACCGACGCCCTCACGGGTCTGGCAAACCGCCGCGCCTTCGAGGACGCCCTGGCCAAGGCCGTGGCCGGGGCCCGCGCCCGCAAGACCCCCCTGTGCGTGCTCATGGTCGACGTGGACCACTTCAAGGCCTTCAACGACCTCCACGGCCACCTCATCGGCGACCAGGCCCTCAACGCCGTGGCCTCCGTGATCCGCGACTGCCAGAAACAGGTCGAGGAACGCGGCGGCAAGGTCCTGAGCGCCCGCTACGGCGGCGAGGAGTTCACCGTCATCGCCCAGGACATGGCCCTCAAGCAGGCCGTCGCGCTGGCCGAGCACATCCGCCACCGCATCGAGACCTACAACTTCATCATCCGCGACGTGGACGGCGAAATCCTCAACTCCGGCATCACCCTCACCGTGAGCCTGGGCGTGGCCTGCCTCGACGACGCCTGGAAGGACTCCCTGGAACAACGCCTGATCAACGCCGCCGACGAGGCCATGTACCAGGCCAAACTCGCCGGTCGCAACAAAGTGTTCTCCAAAGGAGACTGACGCCCACCCGGCAAACCGCCGCCGGTTCCTCCCCCCGGCCCGGACGCCTCGCCTGCCAGGCCTTTCGCCGCCAATCCCAACCGCCCGGGAACGCCCCCCGGGCCGCCCGGAGACTCCCCATGCCTTCCCCCGACCACCCCGTTGCCGAGGACTTCGCCTCGTTGGCGCGCATGGCCGCGCACGACCCCGCCATGACCCTCCAATCAATCAAGCGGAGCGACCAGCGCGACCTCGCGCTCCCCTGCTGGCCCGTCTGGCTCGCATGGAGCGCCCAGCGCGGAAGGCAGGGCATCCTGGTTGCCGACGCCCGCGAGGCCTGCCCCACGGGACTGCTCCCCGAACTGGCCGCGCGCGAACACCCCCAACGCCTGGCCCGGGGCCTGGCACTGGCCGCACTGGCCCTGGGCCGCCAGCGCCTGCACCTGATCGTCTCCCCCGGCCGCGAGGGCCTGGCTGGCATTGTACGGCAGGCCCTGGACGCCCTGGCCGCCTCACTCGCCGACCCCGGCGCGGCCCCCGGCATCGTCCTGGAGACCCACGTGGAGCCGCCCTCCCCCGACGTGCCGCCCATGGCCCTGAACCCCGATGCCTTCTCCCTCTCGCTGGCCGCCTGGACGCGCCTGCCCCTGGCCCTGGCCGGGCAGGCGGCGGGCATTCCCCTGGAGCACGGCGGCAGGCTCGTTGAACTCCCCGAAGGCGCGGACCTGCGCCAGGCCCTGGGCCTGGAAGGCCTGGCGGTCCTGGACGAAGGCCTCTCGGGCTTCGCCGCGCCGGACACGCCCCTTATCCTGGACCCCGAGGACCTGGCCGCCCGGGGGCTCGCACCCGCGCCCCACGGCGCGCGCGCCCTGGCCAAGGGCGAATGTCCCGTGGACCTGACCCGCCAGGCCCTCTACCAGCACTGGCGGCGCTCCGCCGTGCGCGAAGGCCACCCTCACCGCGTGCTCCTGGCGCGCTGCGCCCGCCTGGCCGCCCTGCTCTCCCTGGGCCGGGGCGGACGCGAGGAGCTCGAAGAGCTCACCCAGTGCGCGAAGCTCCTGGACGACGCCGGGCTCAAGGCCGCGCACACCCTTGGCTCGGCCCTGGCGGCCTTTCCGGAACAGTGGCAGGCCCACGCCGCCGGGCGCTGCGAAACCGGGGCCTGTCAGGCCCGCCGCGTGGCCCCCTGCCAGGAGCGCTGCCCAGCGGGCATCGACATCCCCAGCTTCCTCTCGCTCACCGGGCGCGGCGAACACGCCAAGGCCGCCGCAGTCATGGTGCAGGACAACCCCCTGCCCTACTCCTGCGGGCTCATCTGCCCCGCGCCCTGCGAAAAGGTCTGCCTGCGCGGCAAGGTGGACAAGCCCATCCACATCCGGGCCATGAAGGCCGTTTCGGCACGCGCCCTCTTCGCCCAGGACAAGGACTACCCCGTGACCACCGCCCCCGCCCCCTCTGGCAGGCGCGTGGCCGTGGTGGGCGGAGGCCCCGCCGGTCTGGCCTGCGCCTCGTTCCTGGCCCGCGCGGGGCACGCCGTCACCATTCTGGAGGCCATGCCCAAGCTCGGCGGCATGATGCGCTACGGCATCCCCGAATACCGCCTGCCCAAGGCCATCCTGGACCGCGAGATCGCCACCGTGACCGGCCTGGGCGTCGAGGTGGCCACCGGCAAGGCCCTGGGGCGCGATTTCACCCTGGCCGAACTGGAGGCCCAGGGCTTCCACGCGGTGTTCCTGGCCCTGGGAGCCTGGTCCAGCCGCGCCCTGGGGCTCGACGGCGAGCGCCTGCTCACGGGCGTGGTCTCTGGCACGGAATTCCTGGTGGAGCTGGGCCTGGGCCGCAAGCCTGCCATCGGACGCAAGGTCGTGGTGGTGGGCGGCGGCAACACGGCCATGGACTGCGCCCGCACCGCCGTGCGCCTGGGCGCCGAGGAGGTGCGCGTGGTCTACCGCCGCTCCCGCACCGAGATGCCCGCCGCCGTGGAGGAGGTGGAAGAGGCCGAGCACGAGGGCGTGCACTTCACCTTCCTGGCCGCCCCCACGCGGCTCGTGGGCGAAGGCGGCAGGCTCGCGGGCATGGAGGTGGTCACCATGGCCCTGGGCGAGCCCGACGCCTCGGGCCGCCGCCGCCCCGAACCCAAGCCCGGCAGCGAGCGCGTGATCGCCTGCGACATGATCATCTCGGCCATCGGCCAGTTTTGCGACGAGTCCTTCACCAGGGGCTCCGACGGCACCCTGGGCGACGTGTGCCTCACCAAGTGGAAGACCATCCAGATCGACCCCGTCTCCCTGGCCACGGACCGCCCCGGCGTCTACGCAGGCGGCGACGCGGCCCAGGGACCGGCCACCGTGGTGGAGGCCATCCGCGACGGCAAACGCGCCGCCCTGGCCATCGACGCCCATCTGGAAGGCCGGGCCTTCGATCCCT from the Fundidesulfovibrio magnetotacticus genome contains:
- a CDS encoding DUF2917 domain-containing protein codes for the protein MAYESTPRNWPCESRGLADDARDALFPNAFSAFVQRLLFALTPRGRAVVTLAPGQTAVLEGQRLARVACLEGQAWVTNPDIGRDVLLKGGEIVESQGGASMAVTAVRGPSRVSLGWK
- a CDS encoding cobyric acid synthase, which encodes MSLPSHGGDVDALAREAGCAPGDILDFSASINPLGPPEWLRPVLSGAVSRLAHYPDPHCRELRARARERHGVDEARVVAGNGTSELLFALARACGLSNALVPEPSYVDYRRACLAAGMDVEGLPLRHEDALALDPGALRARLAASGARRAVFIARPNNPTGLDVPAQDVRGLAREFPEHLFVVDEAFGSFVEGFESLAGEATGNVAVLLSLTKMFAVPGLRLGLAVMDEALAGKLRAGLAPWNVNVLAQAVGERALADQDFEERSRKAAASLREPLARELAGLPGVSVWPGRANYLLCRLERPEVPALRAALLKRRIAVRDCSNFAGLDARFFRVAVRPQADNERLLDALADHLDPARPRPARRRPTPALMVQGTTSNAGKSVLAAALCRILRRRGVRVAPFKAQNMSLNSFVTARGEEMGRAQALQAQACGLAPEARMNPVLLKPCSDTGSQVIVLGRPVGTMRVREYVAYKPTAFRAAKEAYDSLAADFDAVILEGAGSPAEVNLKAHDMVNMAMAKYARSRVLLAGDIDRGGVFAALAGTMELLPEDERALVGGYVLNRFRGDPSLLEPAHRYMLDLTGKPVLGVVPEIAALGLPEEDSVSFKAGIFWSGSLGAVGRELDIAVIDLPHISNFTDFDALSREPDAGLRVVRRVADLGRPDAVILPGSKNTLADLADLRARGLADALAALAAEGAEIVGVCAGLQMLGRELSDPTGLESGLGRAPGLGLLDLATELLPGKTLRQARALHAASGQMMEGYEIHHGVTRAGSGAGLLAAREADGQAVAWGEPGRVWGTYLHGLFDAPGFRGWWLDALRARKGLPPLERAALHEAEGSVEAALDRLADTVEAALDMEAVTALMGLR
- a CDS encoding LysR family transcriptional regulator encodes the protein MEFHHLRTFVAVAEEGNLSRAAERLNLSLPAVSAHVKSLEEELGVSLFNRSARGMEPTGAARRLCETARDALSRAQDLFAQARSLRGEAAGDIVLSRNTDPEFLRLPRMLAVLGREHPRSLVHVDCCDSYNVAQTLKAGRVHAGFAYGCFDDEPQLTALPLGMACVRVVGPPAWRERLEQAAVSDLAAMPWVWFHERCPFVLMARDLLAEEGTPPRTAAVINDEDTIRSLVASGMGLSLLREDMARPDNPGRELAVWPGGALGIPINLVALTKRLHEPEVKAALDAAAEAWGLDRAARAASEGTVRGNAPDTAPEAGGEACGA
- a CDS encoding AsmA family protein, which gives rise to MNAPSSKRPGVARLLTWRTLAASLALLAVLAWLLPLAATRLVGRETLRRAAEEAMTEALGRAVRVGGDVRLTMVPWLGLRAGSVEVAGEPSFGPEPLLTAGEMAVGLDIPALFARRVAVESVSLDAPQLHLGRDEEGRPNWALPGLEASDRSPGRRGPGLPRGLRLERGAVHFTDRSTGASFTVRGLNLHTTASRPFKFSVSFSAEAGHLDLAGEFHAKGVASYSEEGSRLHVHKAQAAGWLAAPGALPGAEARVLFSTDLMVHGDGAVEAANLVLEGLGARVTGQVNLAGLWDADRHLLVDLKAQASPDGLWREALRRGGLAPGFPVLVPAVAPSPSLRAEGSDAAVRARLKLAVTPAGWVLLDGSLSEGAGVLEGTASGGRGRAAFDVTARGLDLTPWAGLVVLAHKARGGVPESLTGRFQGSGLRAGEASLERVDLTLTGAGGALRLYPFTVNLGRAVAGADVRLEPGQGTMRFKARVGLTALEGGAPGKGLPQALEASAEGESGPAGTWGVASLEARAQEAAWRQDWIPELVPRLLEELGAVTAQASFRAGAPGQTSWEVTDLDARLGATSLGGSASWTDGQALLDLRAGRLDLEELRRMERLLDAGKAASFPLELRLAAGRLDAGKGLEVDDLSLTLRATPEGVRVPAFAGAALGGRFSGSLELTHPQPAAASQQHAAGQPPHGAHAQAGSFQLTLAAQGVQGARLAEAVPLGLRATGPLDARLSLEGPWRGGLAGWQSGRGQLDMQMGQGGFQAQDAKSGKPWPVTRAQAQLRIALKPAPGQGAVQAGEKPRETVQAELVGPVRLESPSGVRSAQADVRATAGLDEAGRLLWVRQPRLEGSLVFVAPGTQGRTARASWAGRAEADCEKGTFSLSGVEADVAGLSLRGQAGLAQGQGGWGLSGALDVAEFNPRDAAQRLGLELPRGAGPQSWRRARFQAELGGTLKDPALTRVQASLDDAALTGQVSLAGTRLKLDLAVTGLDLDLLAPEAKHLDVGQRPEEPLPMNEMRELDLDARIRLGRLKKDRLVWENALVEAQAQGGRFLLRQTAPSFYGGPYSLELRGDARGDTVQARVDIHLTGFSAPVLLRDLADGSGLVQGTTNFHLSLTAHGATDRQMRRNSQGQASFEVQGGLLAIRDADGRPARNTPAPGVKPKEEAPVPPPPPGKGLAFTRMGASFTVHQGLGVTRDFVLAGQGITAKGDGWVSLVDERIDLNLIAQVPDVGEVPVRVSGPLYDPKMDVDKSKVIGDTIVNVFKGLFNIPGDVLNQFRRVF
- a CDS encoding aminotransferase-like domain-containing protein — its product is MQPESYRYETVRQSVLEQIESGGLKPGDKAPSLRRLAQRMRVSLSTVLLAYGQLESEGVLEARPKSGYFVRARQKRLPLPRVKSCPDEFPETLNRARLIGKLLENMARRDLVPLGVARTDEALLPLAQLNRMLAQTLRDEGERTGYYGPVPGLESLRVQIASHCLDAGIECGPSGVVVTNGAMEALHVALRSVTRPGDTVAIASPTYYCFLQLLENLGLRVIEVPSRPGEGVRPADLALITERFRVAACVLTPNFNNPDGALTPDPAKAEIVEILARTGTPLIEDDVYGDLHHGPERPRCCKSYDREGLVLHCSSFSKSLSPGYRVGWLMPGRFLDKALEIKATVSVATATPTQMAVAEFLRQGLMHRHLKRLRPALKSMMDNMLGLIERHFPPGTRATRPSGGTVCWVELPGGGDGVEFMRLAMDAGISAAPGALFSSQGCFRRFVRLSAGVRQGPELEAAVKTLGRIAWELSDAGHETPASEPWENDPIAMPEALLKDS
- a CDS encoding GGDEF domain-containing protein, which codes for MKSHAPVNPEGKRCFDGICETLDRLGVPRNSKWRALILFMRSIRDYDIYTPEQKRQIQALVVQVLKEGDLTETRFDDISRKTEAILSAPWRTKLQNALNDLSRAIGDSRGIILKRKGDIESLGQETVENVQSGKDLDALLEDIRKGFTDVVRYMEQDAENLARLSFTDALTGLANRRAFEDALAKAVAGARARKTPLCVLMVDVDHFKAFNDLHGHLIGDQALNAVASVIRDCQKQVEERGGKVLSARYGGEEFTVIAQDMALKQAVALAEHIRHRIETYNFIIRDVDGEILNSGITLTVSLGVACLDDAWKDSLEQRLINAADEAMYQAKLAGRNKVFSKGD